The following coding sequences are from one Cervus canadensis isolate Bull #8, Minnesota chromosome 4, ASM1932006v1, whole genome shotgun sequence window:
- the LOC122440928 gene encoding zinc finger CCHC domain-containing protein 10-like, whose protein sequence is MPICPTQPVGSGQLAFPAPFEAIKQHVRCQKCLEFGHWTYECTGKIKYLHRPSRTAELKKALKEKENRLLLQQSIGEANVERKTKKKRSKSVTSSSSNSSDSSASDSSSESEETSTSSSSEDSDSDESSSSSSSSASSTSSSSSSDSDSDSSSSSSSSTSTDSSSDDEPPKKKKKK, encoded by the exons ATGCCGATTTGCCCAACCCAGCCGGTGGGCAGCG GCCAGCTGGCTTTTCCTGCCCCATTTGAAGCAATTAAGCAACATGTAAGATGTCAGAAATGCTTGGAATTTGGACATTGGACTTATGAATGCACTGGAAAAATAAAGTACCTACATAGGCCTTCAAGAACAGCAGAACTAAAgaaagctttaaaagaaaaagaaaacagattgttATTACAACAAAGCATTGGAGAAGCTAATGTAGAAAGAAAGACCAAGAAGAAAAGGTCTAAGAGTGTAACCAGTTCCAGTAGCAATAGCAGCGACAGTTCAGCCAGTGATTCTTCATCAGAGAGTGAAGAGACATCTACCTCATCTTCCTCAGAGGACAGTGACTCTGATGAAAGCTCCTCCAGTTCATCGTCTTCTGCTTCCTCCACAAGCTCCTCCTCATCCTCTGATTCAGACTCAGATTCCAGCTCTTCCAGTAGTAGCAGCACCAGCACAGATAGTAGTTCTGATGATGAACcaccaaagaagaagaaaaagaaatag